The following nucleotide sequence is from Candidatus Margulisiibacteriota bacterium.
AAATGGCTGGATAAAGGAGGTAATAGGCGTGGAACATGTTGAGGAATCCCACAGCAAGGCCTTAGTCCCAACGGAAGTCATTGAAAACAAGATCTTCGTGATCAGAGGTCTAAAAGTAATGATAGACAAGGATCTGGCTGTCCTATACGGCGTAACCACTAAACGGCTAAATGAGCAGGTAAAAAGAAATATCAAAAGGTTTCCTCCGGATTTTATGTTAAAACTATCAAAAATCGAAGCTGAGATCGTTCTTGGCATACAAAATCCTTCAAGGTCGCAATTTGCGACCTTAAAGAATGGAGGTAGAACTCCTCTTAAGAGAGGTCAACATATAAAACATCTTCCCTATGTCTTCACAGAACAGGGGATTGCTATGTTATCCGGGATCCTCAACAGCGACCGGGCCATTATTGTAAACATCGCCATTATGAGGGCTTTTGTCAAACTGAACTGGATGATCTCAAGAAACAAAGAGCTTGAGCGCAAATTTAACGAACTTGAACACAAGGTCGAGCGCCATGATGTCGACATCATGAACATATTCAACGCCATCCGGCAGCTCATGAAAGAAGAGGAAAAACCTAAAGGAAAGATCGGATTTGCCAGGGATTGAAGGGCCGAGAAAGAGCAGGAGAGCACAGAGAGCAGGAGAGCGCGGAGAGCAAGAGTAGGAGGTGAGAAAT
It contains:
- a CDS encoding ORF6N domain-containing protein; translated protein: MEHVEESHSKALVPTEVIENKIFVIRGLKVMIDKDLAVLYGVTTKRLNEQVKRNIKRFPPDFMLKLSKIEAEIVLGIQNPSRSQFATLKNGGRTPLKRGQHIKHLPYVFTEQGIAMLSGILNSDRAIIVNIAIMRAFVKLNWMISRNKELERKFNELEHKVERHDVDIMNIFNAIRQLMKEEEKPKGKIGFARD